The bacterium genome includes a region encoding these proteins:
- a CDS encoding phage/plasmid primase, P4 family — MAESVYLTARQYAKTGLSVIPLKLDGSKAPAVAWDTYKTQIADDRTLRGWFVAGNHGIAIIGGAVSGNLERIDFDLPGSCKAWADLAKECGYGELIESLPLVRTPRSTRCYHLYYRCESPVEGNQPLARYLDPDGKVKVAIETRGEGGYTIAPGSPVEVHETGNPYILVRGDLCDIPVISADDREALLEIARSFNEYMPDDKSTSSRPEKERGGAPGDDYNAHGDWREVLQGQGWTRVWEKSEVEYWRRPGKSKGISATWNYKDSEVFYVFSTNAPPFEAERSYTPFGIYTTILHSGDYSAAARALSGEGYGTPAASATVTHTPRKEEKQIDDKELAFFAQTDLGNAERFLARHGNDLLYCPAFGKWFVWDNMRWAEDETGKVVQRSALTVRKMLDEAQTLVDEASQKRLIKYARASESNNKIYAMLSLARAWLGIGSDDLDSDPWLLNCKNGILDLRNGELLPHRQDNYITKLVPWNYNPDAGCPTWLEFLDSIFQDNQHIIDYIQRAVGYALTGVIREQCLFFLHGVGSNGKSTFLNVIQDVLGDYAKDTPTESLMIKQNDGISNDIARLRGARFVTAVEAEADKRMAESLVKRLTGGDTITARFMRQEFFQFRGTFKIFLAANHKPGVRGTDDGIWRRIKMIPFLVRIPDNQQDATLPDRLRDEAEGILAWAVRGCQIWQKQGLGEPEEVRAATAEYRDEMDFLGPFIADRCILQPTQSIKASDLYKEYLDYCETSKDKPISSTRFGRMMTDRPGIKKQRHRSGNGIEYWGIGLSKYGNNLDFSEEKEYDEI; from the coding sequence ATGGCAGAATCGGTTTATCTGACAGCAAGACAATACGCCAAGACAGGGCTGTCGGTAATACCTCTAAAATTGGACGGCAGTAAAGCTCCAGCGGTTGCCTGGGATACATACAAGACCCAGATCGCCGACGACCGGACACTACGCGGCTGGTTTGTGGCGGGCAATCACGGCATTGCAATCATCGGCGGCGCGGTGTCCGGCAACCTGGAGCGCATCGACTTCGATCTGCCCGGCTCGTGCAAAGCCTGGGCGGATCTGGCCAAGGAATGCGGCTATGGTGAGCTGATAGAATCACTCCCGCTTGTCCGCACGCCCAGGTCAACGCGCTGCTACCATCTCTACTACCGATGTGAGTCTCCGGTCGAGGGCAACCAGCCGCTTGCCCGGTATCTCGATCCTGACGGCAAGGTCAAGGTCGCTATAGAAACCCGTGGTGAAGGCGGTTATACCATAGCGCCCGGCTCTCCTGTCGAAGTCCACGAGACCGGCAATCCCTATATACTCGTGCGCGGTGATCTGTGCGATATCCCTGTTATCAGCGCCGATGACCGGGAGGCTCTGCTTGAGATAGCGCGGTCATTCAATGAGTATATGCCCGATGATAAGTCGACCTCATCACGACCAGAAAAGGAACGCGGGGGCGCTCCGGGCGATGACTACAACGCCCACGGCGACTGGCGGGAAGTGCTACAGGGTCAGGGCTGGACACGGGTTTGGGAAAAGAGCGAAGTCGAATACTGGCGCCGACCGGGTAAGTCAAAAGGAATATCCGCAACGTGGAACTACAAGGACTCCGAGGTGTTCTACGTATTCAGCACGAATGCCCCGCCGTTTGAGGCTGAGCGGTCATACACGCCGTTCGGCATCTACACTACTATTTTGCACAGCGGTGACTATTCAGCCGCAGCCAGGGCGCTTTCAGGCGAAGGTTACGGCACGCCTGCCGCCTCGGCAACTGTTACACACACACCACGTAAGGAAGAAAAGCAGATCGATGACAAGGAACTGGCATTCTTCGCTCAGACAGACTTAGGCAATGCCGAGCGGTTTCTGGCCAGGCACGGAAACGATCTGCTCTATTGTCCTGCATTCGGCAAGTGGTTTGTCTGGGACAATATGCGGTGGGCTGAGGATGAGACCGGCAAGGTCGTACAGCGGTCAGCTTTGACGGTCCGCAAGATGCTCGATGAGGCTCAAACGCTTGTAGACGAAGCATCTCAAAAGAGGCTCATCAAATATGCCCGAGCATCTGAATCGAACAACAAAATATATGCAATGCTCAGTCTGGCGCGTGCCTGGCTCGGTATAGGTTCCGACGATCTCGACTCCGACCCGTGGCTACTAAATTGCAAAAACGGCATCCTGGACCTGCGCAACGGCGAGCTGCTTCCTCATCGGCAGGACAACTATATAACCAAACTCGTGCCGTGGAATTACAATCCTGATGCAGGGTGTCCGACATGGCTGGAGTTCCTCGATTCTATATTCCAGGACAACCAGCATATCATCGACTACATCCAGCGGGCGGTAGGCTACGCGCTCACAGGCGTGATACGTGAGCAGTGCCTGTTCTTCCTGCACGGAGTCGGCTCGAACGGCAAGAGCACGTTCCTGAACGTCATACAGGACGTTCTGGGCGACTATGCCAAGGACACGCCGACCGAGTCGTTGATGATAAAGCAAAATGACGGCATATCCAACGATATCGCAAGGCTCAGAGGAGCACGCTTCGTTACGGCTGTTGAGGCGGAGGCCGACAAACGTATGGCCGAGAGCCTGGTAAAGCGGCTCACCGGCGGCGACACTATCACAGCACGCTTCATGCGGCAGGAGTTCTTCCAGTTCCGGGGCACATTCAAGATATTCCTTGCAGCCAACCACAAGCCGGGCGTAAGGGGCACTGACGACGGAATCTGGCGACGTATCAAGATGATTCCGTTCCTTGTCCGTATACCGGACAATCAGCAGGATGCAACGCTTCCTGACCGGCTCAGGGATGAGGCCGAAGGTATTCTTGCCTGGGCAGTCAGAGGATGTCAGATTTGGCAAAAACAGGGTCTTGGAGAGCCGGAGGAGGTTAGAGCCGCGACTGCCGAATATCGCGATGAAATGGACTTCCTGGGACCGTTTATTGCCGACCGGTGCATCCTGCAGCCGACCCAGTCTATCAAGGCAAGTGACCTCTACAAAGAGTATTTGGATTACTGCGAAACCAGTAAGGACAAACCCATCAGCAGCACTAGGTTTGGGCGGATGATGACGGATAGACCGGGGATTAAAAAGCAACGGCACAGGTCCGGGAACGGCATCGAATACTGGGGAATCGGTTTATCGAAATATGGAAATAACCTGGATTTTTCAGAGGAAAAAGAATATGACGAAATATAG
- a CDS encoding P22 coat protein - protein 5 domain protein gives MSVNNFIPELWSDRIFRKLQKTLVYGSLVNRDYEGEIAQKGDTVKIGSVGPVSVEDYTPNVTNIVAEELEDSQMNLEITQSKYFAFKVDDVDARQASGNLMAEGMDKAAFSMRDKADQYIASFYADASSITESTAITSKNVYAALLSLGEALDDLNVPAEGRWCVIPSWFKTKLVLAKYVVENTSNDAFDNGRIARCAGFDLRQSNNVPNDGTNYKIMAGTDRAITYAEQINKVEAYRPESSFSDAVKGLHVYGAKVIDPDCMAVLDATIGAES, from the coding sequence ATGTCTGTCAACAATTTTATTCCCGAACTGTGGTCTGATCGGATATTCCGCAAACTGCAGAAGACTCTCGTTTATGGTTCTCTGGTTAACAGAGATTATGAGGGTGAGATTGCCCAGAAGGGCGATACGGTTAAGATCGGCTCTGTAGGACCAGTATCTGTTGAGGACTATACCCCGAATGTTACAAATATCGTTGCCGAAGAACTTGAAGACTCCCAGATGAATCTGGAGATCACTCAGAGCAAATACTTTGCGTTCAAGGTTGACGATGTAGATGCTCGCCAAGCCAGTGGTAATCTGATGGCCGAAGGCATGGACAAGGCCGCGTTTAGCATGCGCGATAAGGCTGATCAATACATAGCATCGTTTTACGCCGATGCTAGTTCGATCACTGAGTCTACAGCTATCACCAGCAAGAATGTCTATGCCGCACTGCTCTCATTAGGAGAAGCCCTGGATGATCTCAATGTGCCTGCAGAAGGTCGTTGGTGCGTCATTCCCTCCTGGTTCAAGACAAAGCTTGTCTTGGCAAAGTATGTTGTCGAGAACACTTCCAACGATGCGTTCGACAATGGCAGAATCGCTCGTTGCGCCGGTTTTGACCTGCGTCAGTCCAATAATGTGCCAAACGACGGCACAAACTACAAGATCATGGCCGGAACTGATCGGGCTATCACCTATGCCGAGCAGATCAATAAGGTCGAAGCATACAGACCGGAGTCTTCGTTCAGTGATGCTGTTAAGGGACTTCATGTTTATGGCGCTAAGGTCATCGATCCAGACTGCATGGCCGTTCTTGACGCAACCATCGGCGCGGAGTCGTAA
- a CDS encoding VRR-NUC domain-containing protein: protein MSQEVWTPEQYRAYQRGGEINMPGPDAAETLWQAKVEQLFESQGWLCYHVTDSRKTKAGFPDLVAVHPVHGLIIAELKTKRRIVTEEQEEWLNRLWGAATRVYLWRFPDDWSEAESVALGLI from the coding sequence GTGAGTCAGGAAGTCTGGACCCCGGAACAATACCGCGCATACCAGCGTGGAGGCGAGATCAACATGCCCGGTCCAGATGCAGCCGAAACGCTATGGCAGGCAAAGGTCGAGCAACTATTCGAGAGTCAGGGCTGGCTCTGCTACCACGTCACAGACAGTCGCAAAACAAAGGCTGGCTTTCCCGATCTTGTGGCAGTCCATCCGGTTCACGGGCTTATTATCGCCGAGCTGAAAACCAAACGGCGAATTGTAACTGAAGAACAGGAAGAGTGGCTGAATCGTCTTTGGGGAGCGGCAACACGGGTTTATCTATGGCGCTTCCCTGACGATTGGTCGGAAGCTGAGTCGGTAGCGTTGGGTTTGATCTAG
- a CDS encoding PBSX family phage terminase large subunit, whose protein sequence is MRRGVTAFKFQPMSRKQKKVLSWWRSGSPYAGYDGIIADGSIRSGKTIVFILSFILWSTHEFASGGYNFIISGRTIGALKRNVVSPMLRILKALRIAYEYNRSENYLIFGNNTYYLFGADNEASQDVVQGLTAAGWLADEIALHHPEFITQALGRLLSIPNSLFWWNCNPESPYHIVNTEYILKACEKYILHLHFTLDDNLTLSQKAKERAKRMFFGVFYKRYILGLWVAAEGAIYDMFDEAVHVVDKLPEMVRYWVTCDYGTTNPTVFLLIGQGTDNRFYVVDEWRWDSVKEHRQMTDGQYSDALHKFIISHSALAKLQWIFIDPSAASFRLQVYNDHKDLRARLIPANNSVLDGIRRVSTLLSTPLLFMHRRCKGLDEELSGYVWDPKAQERGEDAPVKQNDHAPDALRYWANGTRNVWEPILKKIALQTTKKAA, encoded by the coding sequence ATGCGAAGAGGAGTGACCGCATTCAAGTTTCAGCCTATGAGCCGGAAGCAAAAAAAAGTGCTCAGTTGGTGGCGTTCAGGCAGTCCGTATGCCGGTTACGACGGTATCATTGCCGACGGCTCGATCCGCTCTGGGAAGACAATTGTCTTTATTCTAAGTTTTATTCTCTGGTCTACTCATGAGTTTGCCAGCGGCGGATATAACTTTATTATCTCAGGCCGCACGATTGGCGCGCTGAAACGCAATGTTGTCAGTCCGATGTTGCGGATACTCAAAGCACTGCGCATAGCATACGAGTATAACCGGTCTGAAAATTATCTCATCTTTGGAAATAATACATACTACCTGTTCGGTGCTGATAACGAAGCATCGCAAGATGTAGTGCAAGGTCTAACGGCTGCAGGTTGGCTTGCAGATGAAATTGCTCTCCATCACCCCGAATTTATTACTCAAGCACTTGGGCGACTGTTGAGCATTCCGAATTCACTATTTTGGTGGAACTGCAATCCAGAGAGTCCATATCACATTGTCAATACCGAGTATATTCTCAAGGCTTGTGAAAAGTACATACTGCATCTGCATTTTACACTGGATGACAATCTGACGCTTTCACAAAAGGCAAAAGAACGCGCAAAGCGTATGTTTTTCGGTGTATTTTACAAGCGATACATTCTCGGCCTATGGGTCGCCGCCGAGGGCGCGATCTACGATATGTTCGATGAGGCAGTGCATGTCGTAGATAAGCTGCCTGAAATGGTGCGCTATTGGGTTACCTGCGATTACGGCACCACGAACCCGACTGTGTTCCTGCTTATTGGACAGGGCACGGATAATCGGTTCTATGTTGTTGATGAATGGCGCTGGGATTCGGTCAAAGAGCACCGGCAGATGACCGATGGACAATATTCTGATGCTCTGCACAAGTTCATAATTTCGCATAGCGCGCTCGCGAAGTTGCAGTGGATATTCATCGATCCATCGGCTGCCTCGTTCCGGCTGCAGGTCTATAACGATCACAAAGACCTGCGTGCCCGCCTTATACCGGCAAATAATAGTGTTCTGGACGGTATCCGCAGAGTAAGCACATTGCTCTCGACGCCGTTATTGTTTATGCATCGACGGTGCAAAGGGCTTGATGAAGAGCTGAGTGGTTATGTTTGGGACCCCAAAGCACAGGAACGCGGTGAGGATGCACCGGTCAAGCAAAACGACCACGCTCCCGATGCCTTGCGATATTGGGCTAACGGCACACGCAATGTGTGGGAGCCGATTCTGAAGAAAATCGCATTACAGACTACTAAGAAAGCAGCGTAG
- a CDS encoding DUF4355 domain-containing protein has protein sequence MYTLFRFLRIPLFFLDADDGAGSGGGNDDKGAGDGDQDKNAGDGNGGNAGKTFTQTEVDDIVKKRLGRERKSWESAQEEERNKAQMTEAEKAKAEKEAAEKKAKDTSTAANTRVIRAEAKVQALAAGIKADRLNYALRMLDLSDIDVDDNGEPDTGAIKTAVEALLKDVPELKATAPDGNDKGGSDGFHGNDGKPLTDEIIADMSPAEMARRMPEIEKYYAAKRKK, from the coding sequence ATGTATACACTTTTTCGATTCTTGCGAATTCCCTTATTCTTCTTAGATGCCGATGACGGAGCAGGTTCCGGCGGCGGCAATGATGACAAGGGTGCTGGAGACGGCGACCAGGATAAAAATGCTGGCGATGGTAACGGCGGAAATGCCGGAAAGACGTTTACACAGACCGAAGTTGACGATATTGTCAAAAAGCGCCTGGGGCGTGAGCGCAAAAGCTGGGAAAGTGCTCAGGAAGAAGAGCGCAATAAAGCCCAGATGACCGAGGCCGAGAAGGCCAAGGCCGAAAAAGAAGCGGCCGAAAAGAAAGCAAAAGATACCAGCACTGCGGCCAATACCCGCGTTATTCGAGCGGAAGCAAAAGTGCAGGCTCTGGCGGCAGGTATCAAGGCAGACCGGCTCAATTATGCGCTGCGGATGCTCGACTTGTCCGACATCGATGTCGATGACAATGGCGAACCCGATACTGGTGCAATCAAAACAGCAGTCGAAGCTCTGCTCAAGGATGTGCCGGAGTTGAAGGCTACTGCACCTGACGGCAATGACAAAGGCGGCTCTGATGGATTTCATGGCAATGACGGCAAGCCGCTGACTGATGAGATCATAGCCGACATGTCACCTGCCGAAATGGCTAGGCGGATGCCTGAGATCGAGAAATACTATGCCGCGAAACGTAAAAAATAA
- a CDS encoding DNA adenine methylase, whose translation MITQSMRKPIRPILRYHGGKWRLAPWVISHFPPHRVYVEPYGGAASVLMRKPRSYAEIYNELDPEVYNVFRVLRDPDLSAELEKLLYLTPFSRLEFEIAYEIKEQLTDVEQARRTIVKAYMGFGSNAIHAGKARGMCTRASTWTHDTGFRANSYRSGTTPAHDWARYPNHISVFRDRLAGVVIENRKAIDCMQQHDRGDTLHYVDPPYVMSSRSDPGKDYMHEMTDDDHRELAEVLRSVKGMVVLSGYRSELYDELYGDWERFDKKAYADGARERMECLWLSPRAMDARGLLF comes from the coding sequence ATGATTACTCAGTCTATGCGCAAACCAATCCGTCCGATCCTGCGCTATCACGGTGGCAAGTGGAGACTTGCACCCTGGGTGATATCGCACTTCCCGCCGCATCGGGTTTATGTTGAGCCTTATGGCGGTGCGGCATCCGTTCTGATGCGCAAGCCGCGATCGTATGCAGAGATATATAACGAACTGGACCCGGAGGTATATAACGTCTTCCGAGTGCTGCGGGATCCGGATCTATCTGCTGAACTGGAAAAGCTGCTCTATTTGACACCATTCTCACGCTTAGAGTTCGAGATAGCTTATGAGATCAAAGAGCAGCTTACGGATGTCGAACAGGCAAGACGCACGATCGTGAAAGCATATATGGGGTTCGGGTCAAACGCCATTCACGCCGGCAAAGCTCGGGGGATGTGCACTCGAGCATCGACGTGGACGCACGATACCGGCTTTCGTGCCAACTCGTATCGATCGGGAACCACGCCAGCGCACGATTGGGCGCGGTATCCAAACCACATTAGCGTGTTCCGCGATCGACTTGCAGGCGTCGTCATCGAAAACCGCAAAGCGATCGATTGTATGCAGCAGCACGATCGAGGCGACACGCTGCATTATGTTGACCCGCCATACGTGATGTCTTCAAGGTCGGATCCCGGCAAGGATTATATGCACGAGATGACAGACGACGATCATCGTGAACTTGCGGAGGTACTACGGTCGGTCAAGGGTATGGTTGTGCTTTCCGGTTATCGGTCTGAACTATACGATGAACTTTACGGCGACTGGGAGCGGTTCGATAAAAAGGCTTATGCTGACGGCGCGAGGGAACGCATGGAATGCTTATGGCTTTCGCCTCGGGCGATGGATGCGCGGGGACTATTGTTTTGA
- a CDS encoding helix-turn-helix transcriptional regulator: protein MQIKTGNDLRAERARRNVTRAWLTKITGIPLTTLASIENGDAGLTEKQLSLVIDAFERFDNRHSVCAA, encoded by the coding sequence ATGCAGATCAAAACAGGCAACGATCTACGAGCTGAACGAGCAAGACGCAATGTAACCCGTGCTTGGCTGACAAAGATTACCGGCATACCACTTACCACATTGGCAAGTATCGAAAACGGCGATGCCGGACTTACTGAAAAACAACTGTCTTTAGTCATTGATGCGTTTGAGCGATTTGATAATCGCCACTCTGTATGCGCCGCCTAA
- a CDS encoding HNH endonuclease, translating into MPTATKNATRQERHNAGSLLAYAIKTGKIEKPETCEACGKNVGAENIQGHHIDYEHPYEVKWLCGKCHRDLHRQLRNLYKIDRDIFQNL; encoded by the coding sequence ATGCCAACAGCTACAAAAAATGCAACGCGCCAAGAACGACACAATGCCGGAAGCCTACTTGCATACGCTATAAAAACAGGGAAAATCGAGAAACCTGAAACATGTGAGGCTTGTGGTAAAAACGTTGGCGCAGAGAATATACAAGGGCATCATATTGATTATGAGCACCCATATGAAGTGAAATGGTTGTGTGGCAAATGCCATAGAGACCTGCATAGGCAATTAAGAAATTTATATAAAATAGACCGCGATATTTTTCAAAACCTATAG
- a CDS encoding helix-turn-helix transcriptional regulator: protein MLEAMSKQNPFPAALKALRAKYGLSQFQLAIKLGKTPSKIAQYESGQRNPTRIGIAEIVEALKATNTEHNELLMAAGFMPENYGQLNGAAEAMELLKDPLFKDVVIRMRSSRNPAAIKRILETAKEILEEEAKEESEQSD, encoded by the coding sequence ATGCTTGAAGCAATGAGTAAACAAAATCCATTCCCTGCGGCGCTAAAAGCGCTAAGGGCAAAATACGGGTTGTCCCAGTTTCAGTTAGCTATTAAGCTAGGGAAAACACCGTCCAAAATTGCGCAATATGAAAGCGGCCAGCGCAATCCGACTCGCATCGGTATAGCTGAGATTGTTGAAGCTCTTAAAGCAACAAATACCGAACACAACGAATTGCTTATGGCGGCTGGTTTCATGCCAGAAAATTATGGACAGCTAAACGGCGCAGCAGAAGCAATGGAATTGCTAAAGGACCCTCTCTTCAAGGATGTAGTTATACGCATGCGCTCATCTCGTAATCCTGCTGCAATAAAGCGGATTCTCGAAACAGCAAAAGAAATACTTGAAGAGGAAGCAAAAGAAGAGAGTGAGCAATCCGATTGA
- a CDS encoding phage capsid protein: MTLINSRPWPPTGWTEVFDLYKEHAAWFSGDPITLSSVYAGRLAHSKFWSKQLIAERRVMLHVPVAGDISATSASMLFSEHPVVKIPGADASGSPEEKTQQHLNELIEATSFFNLLSEAAESASALGGVFIKVNWDKKRSSYPIPSIVQADCAIPHFWFGILTSVDLYRVIETDDDDVTWWHCEEHTAGKIINHLFRGTEHDHGSEVDLSSRPETADLPAEIDTGLPGLACRYIPNMRPNRRFRNRSIGQSDYSGIEGVMDSIDEVWTSWMRDIRLGVGRLVGSQSMFEKDSETGEYSFDLDREAYIALNAPLGEGNLKDQIDQVQFDIRAEAHKATIDSLLRQAYTLAGYSPQTFGLDIQGQAESGTALKTRERRTFITTAKKAGYWAPAIADILEIMLQIDKRHLDGKVEPLRPNVEMQDSVQSSVADIASSLDLVNRAAAVSLITKIRMLHPDWGPEQVEAEKQAILDEQGANVPDPTTLGRGDSENDEEAE, translated from the coding sequence ATGACACTTATAAACTCAAGGCCATGGCCTCCGACCGGTTGGACGGAGGTCTTTGATTTATATAAAGAGCATGCCGCGTGGTTTTCCGGCGATCCCATTACGCTCAGCAGTGTTTATGCCGGTCGTTTGGCACATAGCAAGTTTTGGTCTAAACAGCTCATAGCCGAGCGCAGAGTGATGCTGCATGTCCCTGTGGCAGGCGACATCAGTGCAACCAGCGCATCGATGCTGTTTTCCGAGCATCCGGTTGTCAAAATTCCCGGTGCGGATGCGTCCGGTTCACCTGAAGAGAAAACTCAACAGCACCTCAACGAGCTTATCGAGGCAACATCGTTCTTTAATTTGCTCAGCGAGGCGGCCGAGAGCGCTTCTGCTCTGGGCGGGGTGTTTATCAAGGTCAATTGGGACAAAAAACGATCATCGTATCCGATCCCCTCGATTGTTCAGGCTGATTGTGCAATCCCGCATTTTTGGTTCGGCATACTGACAAGCGTGGATTTGTATAGAGTCATAGAAACCGATGATGATGACGTAACCTGGTGGCACTGTGAAGAGCATACTGCCGGTAAAATCATCAATCACCTATTCCGTGGGACTGAACACGACCACGGTTCTGAGGTCGATCTTTCTAGTCGGCCTGAAACGGCCGATCTGCCCGCCGAGATAGACACAGGCTTACCCGGACTCGCCTGTAGATACATACCAAATATGCGGCCAAACCGTCGTTTCAGAAACCGCTCGATAGGTCAAAGCGATTACTCCGGCATTGAAGGGGTCATGGATTCCATTGACGAGGTATGGACATCCTGGATGCGCGACATCCGCCTTGGGGTCGGTAGACTCGTCGGCTCACAATCTATGTTTGAGAAAGACTCGGAAACTGGCGAATACTCGTTTGACCTCGACCGCGAAGCATATATCGCCTTGAATGCACCGCTTGGGGAAGGTAATCTCAAAGACCAGATTGACCAGGTGCAATTCGACATACGTGCGGAAGCGCATAAAGCGACTATAGATTCATTGTTGAGGCAGGCATATACGCTTGCGGGTTACTCACCGCAAACGTTCGGGCTGGATATTCAGGGTCAGGCGGAATCAGGTACCGCACTCAAGACTCGTGAGCGCCGGACGTTTATCACAACAGCAAAAAAAGCCGGATATTGGGCACCTGCGATTGCAGATATCCTGGAGATAATGCTGCAGATCGATAAACGGCACCTTGACGGTAAGGTCGAGCCACTACGCCCGAATGTGGAGATGCAGGACAGTGTGCAGTCATCTGTGGCGGATATTGCGTCATCACTCGACCTGGTGAACAGGGCGGCTGCAGTTAGTCTCATCACGAAGATTCGGATGTTGCACCCGGACTGGGGACCCGAACAGGTAGAAGCTGAAAAGCAGGCAATCCTCGACGAGCAAGGCGCGAACGTGCCGGACCCGACAACACTCGGACGCGGTGATAGTGAGAACGATGAAGAGGCCGAATAA
- a CDS encoding phage minor capsid protein — translation MAWERVYDYVDAYADEIGRIYAESERIMLEKVAKRLARGIDEPGWAEKKLAEVRALKKDISGEITDLGENSQDIEDAINQAYDAGAQEAVDELKRAKLKDMSASAFTRGNALKALVKETVGAVGSTHLRMLRVTQDVYRNAVAAGAAQVVNGTQTVREAIQGVLNQFAEHGISGYKDSAGRWWNAQSYAEMAVRTAAGNAADQGHIDKLQANDQDLGIISSHGNCCPLCAPWEGRVVSFSGESKKYPSLQTAIDAGFKHPNCRHTIGLYIEDVTRPHDVPYDPEAYKARQQQRANEQHIRRWKRREAVAITPEEQKKAHAKVRQWQATQREHIKQANLAGEKRHGEGWITLKRDYSREQGLAVKPKATGLVNESKSGIMPLTVDPAYYGKLSSREVRDWYVSSLKSVVPKIDPALPIKDRARTAFDARNEIRAEARKLMSNPHDLEEILSTHHDLTWEEMIDHKRRKGLTGDDIYKDIFKTATKTNSGVDKKFGAE, via the coding sequence ATGGCCTGGGAACGTGTATACGACTACGTTGACGCCTATGCTGATGAGATTGGGCGGATATACGCCGAATCCGAGCGCATTATGCTCGAAAAGGTCGCTAAGCGGCTGGCACGCGGGATAGATGAGCCGGGCTGGGCAGAAAAGAAACTGGCCGAGGTCCGAGCGCTCAAAAAGGATATCAGCGGCGAAATAACCGATCTGGGTGAGAACAGCCAGGATATCGAGGATGCAATCAACCAGGCTTACGATGCCGGTGCGCAAGAGGCCGTTGACGAGCTGAAGCGGGCAAAGCTCAAAGATATGAGTGCATCTGCATTCACCCGCGGGAATGCTCTCAAGGCACTCGTCAAAGAGACTGTTGGCGCAGTCGGTTCTACTCACCTGCGGATGTTGAGAGTCACACAGGATGTTTACCGAAACGCCGTAGCTGCCGGAGCTGCTCAGGTCGTGAACGGCACGCAGACGGTCAGGGAGGCCATCCAGGGTGTCCTTAATCAGTTTGCCGAGCACGGTATCAGTGGATACAAAGATTCAGCCGGGCGATGGTGGAACGCGCAGTCGTATGCTGAAATGGCGGTCAGGACTGCAGCGGGAAATGCAGCCGATCAGGGACATATCGACAAGCTGCAGGCGAACGATCAGGACCTGGGGATTATCTCCAGTCACGGTAATTGTTGCCCGTTGTGCGCACCGTGGGAAGGGCGCGTCGTATCATTCTCTGGCGAATCGAAGAAATACCCGTCATTACAAACGGCCATTGATGCCGGATTCAAACATCCAAACTGCCGTCACACCATCGGCTTGTATATCGAGGATGTGACCAGGCCGCATGATGTGCCGTATGACCCGGAAGCATACAAAGCTCGTCAGCAGCAAAGAGCAAACGAGCAACATATTCGGCGCTGGAAACGGCGCGAGGCAGTGGCGATCACACCGGAAGAGCAGAAGAAAGCCCACGCCAAAGTCCGACAGTGGCAGGCCACGCAGCGCGAGCATATCAAGCAGGCCAACCTTGCCGGAGAGAAGAGGCACGGCGAGGGTTGGATAACGCTGAAGAGGGATTATTCACGTGAACAGGGACTTGCTGTTAAGCCAAAAGCAACCGGACTTGTTAATGAGTCAAAAAGTGGTATAATGCCGTTGACAGTGGACCCAGCTTATTATGGGAAATTGTCCAGCAGAGAGGTAAGAGACTGGTATGTAAGCAGTCTCAAGAGTGTAGTGCCCAAGATCGATCCGGCATTGCCGATCAAGGATCGTGCAAGAACTGCTTTTGATGCGAGGAATGAGATTCGTGCGGAGGCAAGGAAGCTGATGTCAAACCCGCATGATCTCGAAGAGATTCTTTCGACGCACCATGACTTGACGTGGGAAGAGATGATCGATCATAAACGGCGTAAAGGTCTCACCGGAGACGATATCTACAAAGATATCTTCAAAACTGCAACTAAAACAAACTCGGGTGTCGACAAGAAATTTGGTGCAGAATGA